The Halichondria panicea chromosome 14, odHalPani1.1, whole genome shotgun sequence genome contains a region encoding:
- the LOC135348136 gene encoding uncharacterized protein LOC135348136: MSNELNNIIFRTTNGVYEGVAIGGDRYPGTTFMDHVLRYHDDPNVKMIVVLGEVGGIEEYALCDAIKSGRLFKPTVAWCIGTCAKMFSTDVQFGHAGASANGERETADAKNKFPSLASASHHPEKTDPNKPNTSAWDSNQPFLNEICKLLMEHMNH, encoded by the exons ATGTCCAACGAGCTCAACAACATCATCTTCAGGACAACCAACGGTGTCTATGAGGGCGTGGCCATCGGAGGAGATAG GTATCCCGGGACCACGTTTATGGACCACGTGCTACGTTACCACGACGATCCCAACGTGAAGATGATTGTCGTATTAGGAGAG GTTGGTGGTATTGAGGAGTACGCTCTGTGTGATGCTATCAAGTCTGGCCGTCTATTCAAACCCACCGTGGCGTGGTGTATCGGCACCTGTGCCAAGATGTTCTCCACTGACGTACAGTTTGGTCATGCGGGGGCGTCTGCTAACGGTGAGAGAGAGACAGCTGATGCCAAGAATAAG TTTCCCAGCTTAGCGTCGGCTAGCCATCATCCTGAGAAAACAGATCCCAACAAACCAAACACAAGTGCATGGGATAGCAATCAACCATTTCTGAATGAGATTTGCAAGTTGTTGATGGAGCATATGAATCACTGA
- the LOC135347362 gene encoding EH domain-containing protein 1-like produces the protein MFSWLSGNKKQCNVADIYNNVIDGLKQTYRKKLLPLEQTYLFEDFHSPYMNDGDFNAKPMVLLIGQYSTGKTTFIRYLLKKDFPGIRIGPEPTTDRFMAIMHGPNEQVTPGNALAVDPTRQFGALQSFGNAFLSRFEGSFLPSPVFESITLIDTPGILSGEKQRLHRGYDFEGVLGWFADRADMIILLFDAHKLDISDEFRTVINIIKKNQTKIRIVLNKADVITTQQLMRVHGSLMWSLGKVLGTPEVTRVYIGSFWDQPLHHDENQKLFEDEQLDLFADIQRLPRTNAVRKLNEMIKRARLAKVQAFILSHLKGEMPYLFGKQSKKDALIESLDQVFNTIHKSRNIPVGDFPSVKAMREKLEKYDFSRFPKLQPHLLEIVDQMLAVDISHIMKMLPKEEDMTKDKRIRGGVFIGQNDNDPFSTKSDLTKEDPDSGSSSSLAGKKRTHEETSSAPKKPKPFKRH, from the exons ATGTTCTCCTGGCTATCAGGCAACAAGAAACAATGCAATGTGGCAGACATCTATAATAATGTCATCGATGGCCTCAAGCAAACGTACCGAAAGAAGCTCCTCCCACTAGAGCAAACGTACCTCTTTGAAGATTTTCACTCACCATACATGAACGATGGAGACTTCAATGCCAAACCAATGGTACTACTAATCGGTCAATATTCTACTGGAAAAACCACTTTTATTCGTTACCTGTTAAAAAAGGATTTCCCCGGCATTAGGATTGGACCTGAACCCACTACTGATCGCTTCATGGCCATCATGCACGGGCCTAATGAGCAAGTTACTCCTGGAAATGCTTTAGCTGTCGACCCAACACGACAGTTCGGTGCCTTGCAGTCGTTTGGAAACGCTTTTTTGAGCCGATTCGAGGGTTCGTTTTTGCCGAGTCCAGTCTTCGAGAGTATAACCCTCATTGACACCCCGGGAATATTATCAGGAGAGAAACAACGATTACATCGTGGGTACGATTTTGAGGGTGTGCTGGGCTGGTTTGCAGATCGGGCTGATATGATTATTCTCCTCTTTGACGCACACAAGTTAGACATCTCTGACGAGTTTCGAACAGTCATCAATATCATCAAGAAGAACCAAACCAAGATTCGTATTGTTCTCAATAAAGCAGATGTGATCACCACCCAACAGCTGATGCGTGTGCACGGTTCTCTAATGTGGTCGCTAGGAAAAGTGTTGGGCACTCCAGAAGTCACCAGAGTGTACATTGGTTCTTTCTGGGACCAACCCCTTCATCACGACGAAAACCAAAAGCTTTTTGAGGACGAACAACTCGATCTTTTTGCCGATATTCAGAGGCTGCCTCGTACAAATGCTGTGCGGAAACTCAACGAAATGATCAAGCGAGCGCGACTGGCAAAGGTTCAAGCATTCATCCTCTCTCACTTGAAAGGGGAAATGCCCTATCTGTTCGGAAAACAATCCAAGAAAGATGCCCTCATTGAAAGCCTCGACCAAGTGTTCAACACCATACACAAGTCTCGTAATATCCCTGTTGGGGATTTCCCCTCTGTGAAAGCCATGAGAGAAAAACTTGAAAAATACGATTTCTCTCGATTTCCGAAACTCCAACCACATTTACTTGAAATTGTCGACCAAATGCTGGCTGTCGATATCTCCCATATCATGAAGATGCTACCAAAAGAAGAAGACATGACTAAAGACAAACGAATTCGTGGCGGTGTATTCATTGGGCAAAATGACAATGATCCTTTCTCCACTAAGAGTGATCTCACGAAAGAAGATCCCGATAGTGGCTCATCATCGTCTCTTGCTGGTAAAAAAAGGACACATGAAGAGACATCATCAG CTCCCAAAAAACCGAAGCCGTTCAAAAGACACTAA
- the LOC135347361 gene encoding uncharacterized protein LOC135347361 isoform X1: MRLDKEKWRLRVNGFLTQILAPMMFSISGTLYLSSLHRFVTNPKKAGINETTLQQVEPGLDESETMYALLITIYSCGELTGGLLSGFLTKCIPNWYQFVFAISLHTIGYVLYGVATNGGILMIGMFLAGYYLGAQITLSMNYATEMSVEYVNLLKEVMNEKDENFEYEKKVVKTRNFLYSVYSIGFSVGLVVGPSVSVIFSNLPIEQYRSIAWFNVAFGVILLILFCFLFRGESKWNRTNCHELCVRSKNNSSSARPGPLQIFIIVSMHLLSFVQMLKWAYFEALMNPILSDSFGFSLNTSSYVFLGVAISSILGSILLGKQRTLLLPLYLIGMVLLIGSYPLVWVNLVAIANNQSPESVQGIVIGSINAANGLAESISPVVVD; encoded by the exons ATGAGACTTGACAAAGAAAAATGGCGTTTGAGAGTGAATGGATTTCTCACTCAAATACTTGCTCCAATGATGTTCTCCATCAGTGGTACATTATACCTCTCTTCGTTGCATAGGTTTGTCACTAACCCAAAGAAGGCAGGCATCAATGAAACCACACTCcagcag GTGGAGCCTGGATTAGATGAGTCGGAAACAATGTACGCACTGCTGATAACTATTTATTCCTGCGGCGAACTTACAGGAGGATTGCTGTCAGGTTTTTTAACTAAATGCATCCCGAATTGGTACCAGTTTGTATTTGCCATATCTCTGCACACGATTGGCTACGTGTTGTATGGTGTTGCAACTAACGGTGGGATACTAATGATCGGCATGTTCCTGGCTGGATACTATTTGGGAGCACAAATCACACTCAGTATGAACTACGCAACAGAAATGAGTGTCGAGTATGTGAATCTACTGAAGGAAGTAATGAATGAAAAAGATGAAAATTTTGAATATGAGAAGAAAGTGGTGAAAACTCGTAACTTCCTATATTCAGTCTACTCCATTGGATTCAGCGTTGGGCTTGTCGTTGGTCCTa GTGTTTCAGTAATATTTTCTAACCTTCCAATTGAGCAGTATCGATCGATTGCTTGGTTCAATGTAGCTTTTGGAGTTATATTGTTGATCTTGTTCTGTTTTCTCTTCCGTGGAGAGAGTAAATGGAACAGAACTAATTGTCATGAGCTTTGTGTCCGCTCAAAAAACAATTCAAGTTCGGCCAGGCCTGGACCACTGCAAATATT CATTATTGTGAGTATGCACTTGCTATCGTTCGTACAAATGCTGAAGTGGGCATATTTTGAAGCCCTAATGAATCCAATTCTAAGTGATTCATTTGGGTTCTCTCTAAACACATCTTCCTACGTCTTCTTGGGGGTGGCTATCTCAAGCATTCTAGGCTCCATCTTACT AGGAAAGCAACGGACACTACTGCTACCATTGTATCTGATAGGGATGGTGCTGTTGATAGGAAGCTACCCTCTTGTCTGGGTGAATTTGGTGGCCATAGCTAACAATCAGAGTCCTGAAAGTGTTCAG GGTATTGTGATAGGAAGTATCAATGCAGCAAATGGACTTGCTGAGAGTATCAGTCCTGTGGTTG TCGATTGA
- the LOC135347361 gene encoding uncharacterized protein LOC135347361 isoform X2 codes for MRLDKEKWRLRVNGFLTQILAPMMFSISGTLYLSSLHRFVTNPKKAGINETTLQQVEPGLDESETMYALLITIYSCGELTGGLLSGFLTKCIPNWYQFVFAISLHTIGYVLYGVATNGGILMIGMFLAGYYLGAQITLSMNYATEMSVEYVNLLKEVMNEKDENFEYEKKVVKTRNFLYSVYSIGFSVGLVVGPSVSVIFSNLPIEQYRSIAWFNVAFGVILLILFCFLFRGESKWNRTNCHELCVRSKNNSSSARPGPLQIFIIVSMHLLSFVQMLKWAYFEALMNPILSDSFGFSLNTSSYVFLGVAISSILGSILLLWRWFRFYTYTH; via the exons ATGAGACTTGACAAAGAAAAATGGCGTTTGAGAGTGAATGGATTTCTCACTCAAATACTTGCTCCAATGATGTTCTCCATCAGTGGTACATTATACCTCTCTTCGTTGCATAGGTTTGTCACTAACCCAAAGAAGGCAGGCATCAATGAAACCACACTCcagcag GTGGAGCCTGGATTAGATGAGTCGGAAACAATGTACGCACTGCTGATAACTATTTATTCCTGCGGCGAACTTACAGGAGGATTGCTGTCAGGTTTTTTAACTAAATGCATCCCGAATTGGTACCAGTTTGTATTTGCCATATCTCTGCACACGATTGGCTACGTGTTGTATGGTGTTGCAACTAACGGTGGGATACTAATGATCGGCATGTTCCTGGCTGGATACTATTTGGGAGCACAAATCACACTCAGTATGAACTACGCAACAGAAATGAGTGTCGAGTATGTGAATCTACTGAAGGAAGTAATGAATGAAAAAGATGAAAATTTTGAATATGAGAAGAAAGTGGTGAAAACTCGTAACTTCCTATATTCAGTCTACTCCATTGGATTCAGCGTTGGGCTTGTCGTTGGTCCTa GTGTTTCAGTAATATTTTCTAACCTTCCAATTGAGCAGTATCGATCGATTGCTTGGTTCAATGTAGCTTTTGGAGTTATATTGTTGATCTTGTTCTGTTTTCTCTTCCGTGGAGAGAGTAAATGGAACAGAACTAATTGTCATGAGCTTTGTGTCCGCTCAAAAAACAATTCAAGTTCGGCCAGGCCTGGACCACTGCAAATATT CATTATTGTGAGTATGCACTTGCTATCGTTCGTACAAATGCTGAAGTGGGCATATTTTGAAGCCCTAATGAATCCAATTCTAAGTGATTCATTTGGGTTCTCTCTAAACACATCTTCCTACGTCTTCTTGGGGGTGGCTATCTCAAGCATTCTAGGCTCCATCTTACT CCTCTGGAGGTGGTTCAGATTCTACACTTATACTCATTAA